In a single window of the Streptomyces sp. NBC_00285 genome:
- a CDS encoding OFA family MFS transporter has translation MTADPYAARSETDRTAHSTAAHRPYREVTDAGGRVYRVGETDRDILGHSRTLMVYLPWLTMMAISVFEYAYGSAEDTLSHAHGWTQSNTFWILSVWVFFQAGIAFPAGWLREKGILTARQAMYIGSVLCMLGFLALSHLDNVLLAILGFGVVGGIGAGLVYATCINMVGKWFPERRGARTGFVNGGFAYGSLPFIFIFNYGFDTANYHRVLDLIGCYILIVVVVCAFFFKDPPKNWWPADIDPLTYGGSGKGAVALAKNPPAVRQFTPKEAIRTGMLPLMWVALVMTAGVSIFGISFQVDYAKEVGFGPLVAASSMGVMAVINGVGRGVVGWLSDKWGRKSTLVFVIVVLGLAQFGVIWAGDIRSQSLFLVFAFLSGFGGGAFYPLFAALTPDYFGENFNASNYGLVYSGKLISGLFGGGLGSMVVAAWGYDGAYALAGVTSMLAAAITLLLRQPGRTRGGAPAPQQQATA, from the coding sequence ATGACGGCAGATCCGTACGCAGCACGCAGCGAGACCGACAGGACCGCACACTCCACCGCCGCACATCGTCCCTACCGAGAAGTGACCGACGCGGGCGGCCGCGTCTACCGCGTCGGCGAGACCGACCGGGACATCCTCGGCCATTCACGCACACTCATGGTGTATCTGCCCTGGCTCACCATGATGGCCATCAGCGTCTTCGAGTACGCGTACGGCTCGGCCGAGGACACCCTGTCCCACGCCCACGGCTGGACGCAGAGCAACACCTTCTGGATCCTCAGCGTCTGGGTCTTCTTCCAGGCCGGCATCGCCTTCCCGGCGGGCTGGCTGCGGGAGAAGGGCATCCTGACGGCCCGTCAGGCCATGTACATCGGCTCGGTTTTGTGCATGCTCGGGTTCCTCGCCCTGTCCCACCTCGACAACGTCCTGCTGGCGATCCTGGGATTCGGCGTCGTCGGCGGTATCGGCGCCGGGCTGGTCTACGCGACCTGCATCAACATGGTCGGCAAGTGGTTCCCCGAACGCCGGGGAGCGAGGACCGGGTTCGTCAACGGCGGCTTCGCGTACGGATCGTTGCCCTTCATCTTCATCTTCAACTACGGCTTCGACACCGCGAACTACCACCGGGTCCTGGACCTCATCGGCTGCTACATCCTGATCGTGGTCGTCGTATGCGCGTTCTTCTTCAAGGACCCTCCGAAGAACTGGTGGCCCGCGGACATCGACCCGCTCACCTACGGCGGCAGCGGGAAGGGAGCCGTCGCGCTCGCCAAGAACCCTCCGGCGGTACGGCAGTTCACGCCGAAGGAGGCCATCAGGACCGGCATGCTTCCCCTCATGTGGGTCGCGCTCGTCATGACCGCGGGAGTCTCGATCTTCGGCATCTCCTTCCAGGTCGACTACGCCAAGGAGGTGGGCTTCGGCCCGCTGGTGGCGGCCTCCTCCATGGGCGTCATGGCGGTCATCAACGGCGTCGGCCGCGGGGTGGTGGGCTGGCTGTCCGACAAGTGGGGCCGCAAGTCCACGCTGGTGTTCGTGATCGTCGTGCTGGGTCTCGCCCAGTTCGGTGTGATCTGGGCGGGCGACATCAGGAGCCAGTCGCTGTTCCTGGTCTTCGCGTTCCTCTCCGGGTTCGGCGGAGGCGCGTTCTACCCGCTGTTCGCGGCGCTCACCCCGGACTACTTCGGGGAGAACTTCAACGCCTCCAACTACGGTCTGGTGTACAGCGGCAAGCTGATCAGCGGCCTGTTCGGCGGTGGCCTCGGCTCGATGGTCGTCGCGGCCTGGGGCTACGACGGGGCGTACGCCCTGGCCGGCGTCACCTCCATGCTCGCGGCGGCGATCACCCTCCTGCTGCGGCAGCCGGGGCGGACGCGGGGCGGCGCCCCTGCGCCGCAGCAACAAGCGACGGCCTGA
- a CDS encoding OFA family MFS transporter: MTTIDYSSSATFREVTDRNGRVYRIGETDRHIMGRPRWTMVLFPWMGMLGISSSEYAFTSAEDTLHDAHLWSSGHIFWLMGVWVFFQAAVAFPAGQLRESGKLPARYAMMVGALGTILGYLSLAFAPNVIVAYLGFGVCSGIGAGFVYATCVNMVGKWYPERKGGKTGMVNGGFAYGSVPFVFLFTSYMDLTNYRGVLVTVGLICCAVVAFAGWFFKDPPKNWWPPHVDPLKMTDDPKIRRALEKNPPAVKQYTPREAARTPVLWMMWFCLLCTAGINIFGIAFQVPFGKDMGFAGGIVATAMSLKAIVNGTGRGVIGWISDKFGRRHTLIIVCLVLGTAQFGVLVSGQMGSMPFFLFCSMVSGFGGGAIFPLFAAMTADYFGENNNASNYGMVYSSKLISGLVGSGVGSIVVGVWDYEGAFVIAGCIGLGSAVLALFLKAPGRPRTTRRIVPNPQPLGEEMA, encoded by the coding sequence ATGACAACCATCGACTACTCGTCGTCCGCCACCTTCAGGGAGGTGACGGACCGCAACGGCCGTGTGTACCGGATCGGCGAGACCGACCGGCACATCATGGGACGGCCACGATGGACCATGGTGCTCTTCCCGTGGATGGGCATGCTGGGCATCAGTTCCTCGGAGTACGCGTTCACGTCGGCCGAGGACACACTGCACGATGCGCATCTGTGGAGCAGTGGGCACATCTTCTGGCTGATGGGCGTCTGGGTGTTCTTCCAGGCGGCCGTGGCCTTCCCCGCCGGGCAGTTGAGGGAGAGCGGAAAGCTCCCGGCCCGCTACGCGATGATGGTCGGCGCGCTGGGCACGATCCTGGGCTACCTCTCGCTCGCGTTCGCGCCGAACGTGATCGTCGCCTATCTCGGATTCGGTGTGTGCAGCGGCATCGGCGCCGGCTTCGTCTACGCGACCTGCGTGAACATGGTCGGCAAGTGGTATCCGGAGCGCAAGGGCGGCAAGACCGGCATGGTCAACGGCGGTTTCGCCTATGGCTCGGTGCCCTTCGTCTTCCTGTTCACCTCGTACATGGACCTGACCAACTACCGGGGCGTCCTGGTGACGGTGGGTCTCATCTGCTGCGCCGTGGTGGCGTTCGCGGGCTGGTTCTTCAAGGACCCGCCGAAGAACTGGTGGCCGCCGCACGTCGACCCGCTCAAGATGACCGACGACCCGAAGATCCGGCGGGCGCTGGAGAAGAACCCGCCGGCCGTCAAGCAGTACACCCCGAGGGAGGCCGCGCGCACGCCCGTCCTGTGGATGATGTGGTTCTGTCTGCTCTGTACGGCCGGCATCAACATCTTCGGGATCGCCTTCCAGGTGCCGTTCGGCAAGGACATGGGCTTCGCGGGCGGGATCGTGGCCACGGCCATGTCGCTCAAGGCGATCGTCAACGGCACGGGCCGCGGCGTCATCGGCTGGATCTCCGACAAGTTCGGCCGCCGCCACACGTTGATCATCGTGTGTCTGGTGCTCGGTACCGCCCAGTTCGGTGTACTGGTCTCGGGCCAGATGGGCAGTATGCCGTTCTTCCTCTTCTGCTCCATGGTCTCCGGCTTCGGCGGCGGCGCGATCTTCCCGTTGTTCGCCGCGATGACGGCCGACTACTTCGGTGAGAACAACAACGCCTCCAACTACGGCATGGTCTACAGCTCGAAGCTCATCTCGGGCCTGGTGGGCTCCGGCGTCGGCTCGATCGTGGTCGGCGTGTGGGACTACGAGGGGGCGTTCGTCATAGCCGGATGCATCGGCCTGGGCTCCGCGGTGCTGGCGCTGTTCCTGAAGGCGCCGGGCAGGCCCAGGACCACTCGCAGGATCGTCCCCAACCCGCAACCGCTCGGCGAGGAAATGGCCTGA